A window of the Streptomyces griseochromogenes genome harbors these coding sequences:
- a CDS encoding thioesterase II family protein, which translates to MRSPVEERWVRRFRDDDGCATKLVCFPHAGGWANAYRTWHLGLPSDIGVLAVRYPGREDRLSDPFPSGLEALADDIADALGELTRHRLVLFGHSMGASVAHEVALRLQKRGCPPAALCVSGRRPPHALDGQRRLSGTDEEIVADVVRFDESRAPVFADPDLREILLPAVRADYRLVDDYRGGRRPLLDCPVYGYAGDDDSEVTPKQMRDWADTTHDAFRLRVLPGGHFYLRAQEAALLADMRNVLGRIKSRTSASS; encoded by the coding sequence ATGAGGAGTCCGGTGGAAGAGCGGTGGGTACGCCGCTTCCGTGACGACGACGGGTGCGCGACGAAGCTCGTCTGTTTCCCCCATGCCGGCGGCTGGGCGAACGCGTACCGTACGTGGCATCTGGGACTGCCGTCGGACATCGGCGTACTCGCTGTCCGGTACCCGGGCCGGGAGGACCGGCTCAGCGATCCGTTCCCGTCCGGGCTGGAAGCCCTCGCGGACGACATAGCCGACGCACTCGGCGAGCTGACGCGGCATCGGCTGGTGCTGTTCGGCCACAGCATGGGAGCTTCGGTGGCACATGAGGTGGCGCTGCGCTTGCAGAAACGGGGATGTCCGCCGGCTGCCTTGTGCGTGTCCGGCAGACGCCCGCCCCATGCGCTGGACGGCCAGCGGCGGTTGTCCGGCACGGACGAGGAGATCGTCGCGGACGTCGTGCGCTTCGACGAGAGCAGGGCCCCGGTCTTCGCGGACCCTGACCTACGGGAGATCCTGCTCCCGGCGGTTCGCGCGGACTACCGGTTGGTGGACGACTACCGCGGTGGCCGCCGACCTCTGCTCGACTGCCCGGTGTACGGTTACGCCGGTGACGACGATTCCGAGGTGACCCCGAAGCAGATGCGCGACTGGGCGGACACGACGCACGACGCCTTCCGTCTCCGGGTGCTGCCCGGTGGGCATTTCTACCTCAGAGCCCAGGAAGCCGCGCTGCTGGCGGACATGAGAAACGTACTGGGTCGCATCAAGTCCCGTACGAGCGCCTCCTCATGA
- a CDS encoding histidine kinase, with translation MELREYVDALRDELVTTSAAADAETRAVAERLVAPLESAVRLTLLKVLSAAADEITQELAPGSVDLRLRGMEPSFVVTPPSGDDGPTEDTTDETGDAASDWSAGALSGAMSGTTARINFRPPQAMKDQIEEAASRQGISVNAWMVRASAAALTNSKRTPRGKQQFNGWVR, from the coding sequence ATGGAACTACGGGAGTACGTCGATGCGCTGCGCGACGAACTGGTCACAACCTCTGCGGCAGCAGACGCCGAGACCCGCGCGGTTGCCGAGCGCCTCGTCGCTCCGCTGGAGTCGGCCGTCCGGCTCACGTTGCTCAAGGTTCTGTCGGCCGCGGCCGACGAGATCACCCAGGAGCTGGCACCCGGCTCGGTGGACCTGCGCCTGCGCGGGATGGAGCCCAGTTTTGTGGTGACTCCGCCCTCGGGCGACGACGGCCCCACCGAGGACACCACGGATGAGACCGGTGACGCGGCGAGCGACTGGTCGGCCGGAGCGCTCAGTGGCGCCATGAGCGGCACGACGGCTCGGATCAACTTCCGACCCCCGCAGGCGATGAAGGATCAGATCGAGGAGGCGGCGTCCAGACAGGGCATCTCGGTCAACGCCTGGATGGTCCGAGCCTCCGCCGCGGCGCTGACCAACAGCAAGCGAACCCCTCGCGGCAAGCAGCAGTTCAACGGCTGGGTGCGGTAG
- a CDS encoding DUF4097 family beta strand repeat-containing protein, translated as MPTFDTPAPVRVVLNLMFGQVRIAASDRAETTVEAYPRDSDDQDDVQAAEQLRIEYADGWLLVNVPEPGGSGGAVIVVIAVPTGSSLHGRGMAADFLAVGELGECQLSTGLGRIGLDRTGSLQLTSSLGDITVGRAAGSVEATANRGNVHLRQVEGWATIRAMGDGDATVGKVRGVARMHTEKGAIRISRAHTDVEARTTQGGIDIGEVARGTVVAVTTFGNIRIGVAETTSARLSLDSAAGTVYTSLALLAAWEQADEFVRVQARTVIGDVVVERSCAE; from the coding sequence ATGCCGACGTTCGACACACCCGCGCCTGTCCGCGTGGTGCTCAACCTGATGTTCGGCCAGGTCCGCATCGCCGCGAGTGACCGCGCCGAGACGACGGTGGAGGCGTATCCGCGCGACAGCGACGACCAGGACGACGTGCAAGCCGCCGAGCAGCTGCGTATCGAATACGCCGACGGCTGGCTGCTCGTGAACGTCCCGGAGCCCGGCGGCAGCGGGGGCGCGGTCATCGTGGTGATAGCCGTGCCGACAGGATCGAGCCTGCACGGGCGGGGCATGGCCGCGGACTTCCTCGCGGTGGGAGAGCTGGGCGAGTGCCAACTCAGCACGGGCCTGGGGCGCATCGGGCTCGACCGTACCGGCAGCCTGCAACTGACCTCCTCCCTGGGTGACATCACGGTCGGCCGTGCGGCCGGCAGCGTCGAGGCCACGGCGAACCGGGGCAACGTCCACCTGAGGCAGGTCGAGGGCTGGGCCACGATCAGAGCGATGGGCGATGGCGACGCCACTGTGGGAAAGGTGCGCGGAGTCGCCCGCATGCACACCGAGAAGGGGGCCATCAGGATCAGCCGGGCGCACACCGACGTGGAGGCCCGGACGACCCAGGGCGGCATCGACATCGGAGAGGTGGCGCGGGGAACCGTCGTCGCCGTCACCACGTTCGGCAACATCCGGATCGGCGTGGCCGAGACCACCAGCGCCCGCCTGTCCCTCGACTCCGCCGCAGGCACCGTCTACACGTCTCTCGCGCTCCTGGCAGCGTGGGAGCAGGCCGACGAGTTCGTGCGCGTCCAGGCCCGGACCGTGATCGGCGACGTCGTGGTGGAGCGTTCCTGCGCGGAATGA
- a CDS encoding ABC transporter ATP-binding protein — MNQAATTAGPHRPLPGPHGPSAIQVRGLRKSYGTETAVDDLHLDVPHGTAFGLLGPDGAGKTTVMRILSARVAADAGEIRIAGYDLPTDADAVRAAVELVGRTSAVDPRLTAEKNLLRTSALCRLPPREGGSRAAELLARLDLSRVATEPAAALSSGRRRRLDLAMVLAGDPGVVLMDEPTAGLDPVSRRIVREVVRDLVADGITVLFTTCSPQEAGRLADRIGVLRRGRLVAEGTQDALLRLVPGGHIRLYFADTAELATAAALFHLDTVVRDDTALSLRIPGDGSVGLIRAVLAILEEGRVEPRRLAVHSPGLEDVFTALVHNGPQGPPPTHRAVHSPDAPLGEEARDIRWLWREVLPVMAALLLLCAHVAEAGPAVLPGVLPAALVCVALALAGRRRRAAPRSPKHRGPHA; from the coding sequence GTGAACCAGGCGGCGACCACCGCGGGGCCGCACCGGCCGCTCCCCGGACCGCACGGCCCCTCGGCCATCCAGGTCCGGGGACTGCGGAAGTCGTACGGAACGGAGACCGCCGTCGACGACCTCCATCTGGATGTCCCCCACGGCACCGCCTTCGGCCTGCTGGGGCCCGACGGCGCCGGCAAGACCACCGTGATGCGCATCCTCTCGGCGCGCGTCGCCGCCGACGCCGGCGAGATACGCATCGCCGGGTACGACCTCCCCACAGACGCCGACGCCGTACGCGCGGCCGTCGAACTCGTCGGCCGGACTTCGGCGGTGGACCCCCGCCTCACCGCCGAGAAGAACCTGCTGCGGACATCGGCCCTGTGCCGACTGCCGCCCCGCGAGGGCGGGTCGCGGGCAGCCGAACTCCTTGCGCGGCTCGATTTGTCACGGGTCGCCACCGAGCCTGCGGCTGCCTTGTCCAGCGGCCGGCGGCGTCGGCTCGATCTGGCGATGGTGCTGGCCGGGGATCCGGGCGTCGTCCTGATGGACGAGCCCACCGCGGGTCTCGACCCCGTGAGCCGCCGCATCGTGCGGGAGGTGGTGCGCGATCTCGTCGCCGACGGCATCACGGTGCTGTTCACCACCTGCTCGCCTCAGGAGGCGGGCCGGCTCGCCGACCGGATCGGGGTCCTGCGCCGCGGTCGGCTCGTCGCCGAGGGCACGCAGGACGCACTGCTACGGCTGGTCCCGGGCGGTCACATCCGTCTGTACTTCGCCGACACGGCCGAACTCGCCACCGCCGCCGCGCTGTTCCACCTGGACACGGTCGTCCGGGACGACACCGCGCTCAGCCTGCGGATCCCGGGCGACGGCAGCGTCGGCCTGATCCGCGCCGTCCTCGCCATTCTGGAGGAGGGCCGCGTGGAGCCTCGGCGGTTGGCGGTGCACAGTCCCGGACTGGAGGACGTTTTCACCGCGCTCGTGCACAACGGCCCCCAGGGTCCGCCACCCACCCACCGCGCCGTGCACTCGCCGGACGCCCCACTCGGGGAGGAAGCGCGTGACATCCGGTGGCTGTGGCGCGAGGTCCTGCCCGTCATGGCCGCGTTGCTGCTGCTCTGCGCGCATGTCGCGGAGGCCGGGCCCGCCGTCCTGCCCGGCGTGCTTCCGGCCGCCCTGGTGTGCGTGGCACTCGCGCTCGCCGGGCGCCGCAGACGTGCCGCCCCCCGTTCGCCGAAGCACCGCGGCCCTCACGCGTAG
- a CDS encoding MMPL family transporter: MATLLYRIGRFAFRRRGLTVLLWLLVLVGAGVAASSAPPPPTDTFSMPGTQSQKAVDLLKEKFPAASADGASARVVVRAPSNQKISNPKPKKNVAALVEDLSKAPQVVAASDPFTTGAVSKDGTTAYTIVTYKVAALKVSDKAHDALSKAAADARANGLRVEMGGDAVPVKQAAGGSSESVGIGVAALILLVTFGSLVAAGMPLLTAVVGVGVGISAIGALGSTLGLSSTTTTLAMMIGLAVGIDYALFIVSRYRAEMAEGRQREEAAGRAVGTAGSAVVFAGLTVVVALAGLAVVNVPMLTKMGLAAAGTVAIAVLVAVTLVPALLGFAPFKVLRRRDRKRIAGKPLSGRQRRKAAKRAARQRPNLGARWASFVMRRPVIVLLFGVLSLGAVAAPATRLELGLPGEGTMAPDTTQRKAYDMLSESFGPGFNGPLTVTVEAHDAKTVGKDVAAKLSDEPGVAEVGSVTPNKAGDTAIVNVVPDKGPTDDKTKLLVKNLRGDLARVGRVHGAEILVSGQTAMFIDFSKTLSDALLPYLGLVVGLAFLLLILVFRSFLVPLKAALGFLLSVSAALGAVVAIFQWGWFADIVGVDQPGPIMSTMPIIMIGVVFGLAMDYEVFLVTRMREAYVHGESSRQAVVTGFRHGGRVVSAAALIMTSVFSGFITQDNVFVRMIGLGLALAVLFDAFVVRMAIVPALFAVLGDRAWWLPKWLDRMLPDMDVEGEKLSRRLAAPRDLRAARDHEYSR; the protein is encoded by the coding sequence TTGGCTACCTTGCTCTACAGGATCGGCCGCTTCGCCTTCCGGCGACGAGGTCTCACCGTCCTGCTGTGGCTCCTGGTCCTCGTCGGGGCCGGAGTCGCCGCTTCATCCGCGCCGCCCCCTCCCACCGACACCTTTTCCATGCCGGGCACACAGTCCCAGAAGGCCGTCGACCTGCTGAAGGAGAAGTTCCCGGCCGCAAGCGCCGACGGTGCCTCGGCCCGAGTCGTGGTCCGCGCACCGTCGAACCAGAAGATCTCGAACCCCAAGCCGAAGAAGAATGTGGCGGCTCTCGTCGAGGACCTGTCGAAGGCCCCGCAGGTCGTCGCGGCCTCCGATCCGTTCACCACGGGCGCCGTCAGTAAGGACGGCACGACGGCCTACACGATCGTCACGTACAAGGTCGCCGCCCTGAAGGTGTCCGACAAGGCGCATGACGCCCTGAGCAAAGCGGCCGCCGACGCCCGCGCGAACGGGCTCAGGGTCGAGATGGGCGGTGACGCGGTCCCCGTGAAGCAGGCGGCGGGCGGCTCCTCCGAGAGCGTCGGGATCGGCGTCGCCGCTCTGATCCTCCTGGTGACCTTCGGTTCGCTGGTGGCGGCGGGCATGCCGCTGCTCACCGCCGTCGTGGGAGTAGGCGTCGGCATCTCCGCGATCGGCGCCCTCGGCAGCACGCTCGGCCTGTCCTCGACCACCACGACCCTGGCCATGATGATCGGCCTGGCCGTGGGGATCGACTACGCCCTGTTCATCGTCTCCCGCTACCGCGCCGAGATGGCCGAGGGGCGACAGCGGGAGGAGGCCGCCGGCCGGGCGGTCGGCACCGCGGGCTCCGCCGTGGTCTTCGCCGGCCTCACGGTCGTCGTCGCCCTCGCCGGGCTCGCCGTCGTCAACGTTCCGATGCTGACAAAGATGGGTCTGGCCGCGGCGGGCACCGTCGCGATCGCCGTCCTGGTCGCCGTCACCCTTGTACCGGCGCTGCTGGGCTTCGCGCCGTTCAAGGTGTTGCGCCGCAGGGACCGCAAGCGGATCGCGGGCAAGCCGCTGTCCGGGCGTCAGCGTCGCAAGGCGGCGAAACGGGCGGCCCGGCAGCGGCCGAACCTGGGTGCCCGGTGGGCGAGCTTCGTCATGCGCCGTCCCGTCATCGTCCTGCTGTTCGGGGTCCTCAGCCTCGGCGCCGTCGCCGCTCCCGCGACCCGGCTGGAACTCGGCCTGCCCGGCGAGGGCACCATGGCCCCCGACACCACCCAGCGCAAGGCGTACGACATGCTGTCGGAGTCCTTCGGCCCCGGCTTCAACGGACCCCTGACGGTCACCGTCGAGGCCCACGACGCCAAGACCGTGGGCAAGGACGTCGCCGCCAAGCTGTCCGACGAGCCCGGCGTCGCCGAGGTGGGCTCCGTGACCCCGAACAAGGCGGGCGACACCGCGATCGTCAACGTCGTACCGGACAAGGGACCGACGGACGACAAGACGAAACTACTGGTCAAAAACCTGCGCGGCGACCTCGCCCGGGTCGGGCGTGTCCATGGCGCCGAAATCCTGGTGAGCGGGCAGACGGCCATGTTCATCGACTTCTCCAAGACCCTCAGCGACGCGTTGCTGCCCTATCTCGGTCTCGTGGTGGGTCTCGCTTTCCTGTTGCTGATCCTCGTCTTCAGGTCGTTCCTCGTGCCGTTGAAGGCCGCTCTCGGATTCCTGCTGTCGGTGTCCGCGGCGCTCGGTGCCGTTGTGGCGATCTTCCAGTGGGGCTGGTTCGCCGACATCGTGGGGGTGGACCAGCCTGGCCCGATCATGAGCACGATGCCGATCATCATGATCGGCGTGGTCTTCGGCCTCGCCATGGACTACGAGGTGTTCCTGGTGACCCGGATGCGCGAAGCCTATGTCCACGGGGAGTCGTCCCGGCAGGCGGTCGTCACCGGCTTCCGGCACGGTGGTCGCGTGGTCAGCGCGGCCGCGCTCATCATGACCAGCGTCTTCTCCGGATTCATCACACAGGACAACGTCTTCGTACGGATGATCGGCCTCGGCCTGGCCCTGGCGGTCCTCTTCGACGCTTTCGTCGTCCGCATGGCCATCGTCCCGGCGCTCTTCGCCGTCCTCGGCGACCGCGCGTGGTGGCTTCCCAAGTGGCTCGACCGCATGCTGCCCGACATGGATGTCGAAGGCGAGAAGCTGTCGCGCCGGCTCGCGGCCCCGCGGGACCTGCGCGCGGCGCGCGACCACGAGTACAGCCGCTGA
- a CDS encoding transposase, with protein MNTTQADTSSTSRGARCAINSELPLNRFSSTIFKGLRRTDQRKWAHAYLKGLLVTSGKKSVRRLATVVSRDPSVVQSLRQFVSLSPWDFDEVMEELTHWVADRRPEPVWSIGRAVLPKRGDRSVGVHRYFDLSSGRTLNCQLGLGSFLCVDTAHVPVDWCLHLPTTWTQDPERRRDVRIPDFERYRPQWAHTLRLVDRLAARTHSTSSVVLVDMSDEPDVGYLLHGLAKRRRDFVVAVPPHLAVLPAREGAPVPARARTLVSAQSPETALVHLPGGEQRITHLQTSLVHLAGGSQGRSPGPPYRLFTEVGPARSPGLLWLTSLAHHPLAEAASIASLHRGTTDAIGSMEQDFGLLDFEGRSFPGWYHHMALVSAAYAFQRLHGLTAVPCRNTAQRVP; from the coding sequence ATGAATACCACCCAAGCGGACACCTCGTCGACTTCACGAGGCGCTAGGTGCGCCATCAATTCAGAATTGCCTCTGAACCGGTTTAGCAGCACGATCTTCAAAGGCTTACGCCGGACCGATCAACGTAAGTGGGCACACGCCTATTTGAAAGGGCTGCTCGTCACCTCGGGCAAGAAGTCGGTGCGCCGGCTCGCCACCGTGGTCTCCCGCGACCCGTCCGTCGTGCAGTCGCTGCGCCAATTCGTGAGTCTCAGCCCATGGGATTTCGACGAGGTCATGGAGGAACTCACCCACTGGGTGGCGGACCGTCGACCCGAGCCCGTGTGGTCCATCGGCCGGGCCGTCCTGCCCAAGCGTGGTGACCGGTCGGTGGGTGTCCACCGCTATTTCGACCTGTCCTCGGGCCGTACGCTCAACTGCCAGCTGGGACTGGGATCCTTCCTGTGCGTGGACACCGCTCACGTTCCCGTCGACTGGTGCCTGCACCTGCCGACGACCTGGACACAGGACCCCGAACGGCGCAGGGACGTACGTATACCGGACTTCGAGCGGTACCGGCCGCAGTGGGCACACACGCTCCGACTCGTGGACCGGCTGGCGGCCCGCACGCACTCCACGTCCTCGGTCGTTCTCGTCGACATGAGCGACGAACCCGATGTGGGATATCTGCTGCACGGACTCGCCAAGCGCCGCCGCGACTTCGTCGTCGCGGTGCCACCGCATCTGGCGGTGCTGCCCGCCCGCGAGGGCGCCCCGGTACCAGCGCGCGCAAGAACCCTGGTCTCCGCACAGAGCCCGGAGACGGCCCTCGTCCACCTGCCCGGCGGAGAGCAGCGCATCACACACCTCCAGACCTCACTCGTCCATCTGGCGGGCGGCTCCCAGGGCCGCTCCCCCGGACCTCCTTACCGGCTCTTCACCGAAGTGGGCCCCGCCCGCTCACCGGGCCTGCTGTGGCTCACCAGCCTCGCCCACCACCCCCTCGCGGAGGCCGCCTCGATCGCCTCACTGCACCGCGGGACGACGGACGCGATCGGTTCCATGGAGCAGGACTTCGGGCTTCTGGACTTCGAGGGACGCTCGTTCCCCGGCTGGTACCACCACATGGCACTCGTCTCCGCCGCGTACGCCTTCCAGCGCCTGCACGGGCTCACCGCCGTGCCGTGCCGCAACACGGCACAGCGGGTGCCGTAG
- a CDS encoding LmbU family transcriptional regulator: MTNQVEDCKDSKAVMFGRAAEAVPRNRRAGGVDSRGDQVLTTKVGLHIPIGLAFEEWERAGRQLSGLLNSSSWWLGDWLVYGKDHYADRYERGIRAAGLQYQTLRNYAWVSRRFELHRRRPALSFQHHAELASLPLDEQEVWLDRAERMKWSTKQLRNAIRAQREPIPQQTDAVATTSRLAVPDNRLQWWHKAAAHAGTELGEWVTATLDAAADQVLKDADRQQDADRQLTLE; this comes from the coding sequence ATGACGAATCAGGTCGAGGACTGCAAAGACTCCAAGGCGGTCATGTTCGGCAGAGCCGCGGAGGCTGTGCCGAGGAACCGAAGAGCCGGTGGGGTGGATTCGCGGGGTGATCAGGTACTCACCACGAAGGTGGGACTGCACATACCCATTGGACTCGCCTTCGAGGAGTGGGAACGCGCCGGGCGCCAGCTCTCCGGGCTGCTCAACTCCTCGTCCTGGTGGCTCGGGGACTGGCTCGTCTACGGCAAGGACCACTATGCGGACCGCTATGAGCGCGGCATCCGCGCTGCCGGGCTGCAATACCAGACGCTGCGCAACTACGCCTGGGTCTCCCGGCGCTTCGAGCTGCACCGGCGGCGGCCCGCGCTCAGCTTTCAGCACCACGCCGAGCTGGCGTCGCTGCCGCTCGACGAGCAGGAGGTCTGGCTCGACCGTGCCGAGCGGATGAAGTGGAGCACCAAGCAACTGCGCAACGCCATCCGGGCCCAGCGCGAGCCCATCCCGCAGCAGACGGACGCCGTGGCGACGACGAGCCGGCTCGCCGTGCCCGACAACCGGCTGCAGTGGTGGCACAAGGCGGCGGCCCATGCGGGCACCGAGTTGGGGGAGTGGGTGACGGCCACGCTCGACGCGGCCGCGGACCAGGTGCTGAAGGATGCCGACCGGCAACAGGATGCCGACCGGCAACTCACCCTCGAATGA
- a CDS encoding FMN-binding negative transcriptional regulator: MFVPSHYREPDVSWMVDLMRGNPLALMASNGTPADGPFATHLPVITDPQWEGSPTADLAGMPLLGHMNRANPHWAALETGSAILLTFTGPHAYVSPTVYDVTPAAPTWNFTSVHVHGVVEKIESTEETLDVVQATVQAFEGEFGDSWDMSESVDYFRKIVTGVGAFRVRVTKAEGMFKLSQEQRPEIRERVVQSFAGRECTRHVQTADLMNRLP, encoded by the coding sequence ATGTTCGTCCCCAGCCACTACCGGGAACCGGACGTCTCATGGATGGTCGATCTGATGCGCGGGAACCCGCTGGCACTGATGGCCAGCAATGGAACTCCCGCTGACGGACCTTTCGCCACCCACCTCCCGGTCATCACCGACCCCCAGTGGGAGGGCAGCCCCACCGCGGACCTGGCGGGCATGCCTCTGCTGGGTCACATGAACCGTGCCAATCCGCACTGGGCGGCGCTGGAAACCGGGTCGGCGATCCTGCTGACGTTCACCGGTCCGCACGCCTACGTCTCGCCCACCGTCTACGACGTCACGCCTGCCGCCCCGACATGGAACTTCACCTCGGTGCATGTGCACGGAGTGGTGGAGAAGATCGAGTCGACGGAGGAGACCCTGGATGTCGTACAGGCGACCGTGCAAGCCTTCGAGGGGGAATTCGGCGACAGCTGGGACATGAGCGAATCGGTCGACTATTTCCGCAAGATAGTGACCGGCGTCGGCGCTTTCCGTGTCCGGGTGACCAAGGCCGAGGGAATGTTCAAGCTCAGCCAGGAACAGCGTCCCGAGATTCGCGAGCGGGTGGTGCAGTCATTCGCCGGGCGCGAATGCACCCGGCACGTACAGACGGCGGATCTCATGAACCGTCTGCCGTAA
- a CDS encoding response regulator transcription factor, producing the protein MARVVVVDDEPMVCGFLRTILGSAPDIEIVDEAHDGAAGIEAVRRGRPA; encoded by the coding sequence GTGGCCCGGGTAGTGGTGGTGGACGACGAGCCCATGGTGTGCGGGTTCCTGCGCACCATTCTCGGCTCGGCCCCGGACATCGAGATCGTCGACGAGGCACACGACGGTGCGGCCGGCATCGAGGCGGTACGGCGCGGCCGCCCGGCCTGA
- a CDS encoding sensor histidine kinase, protein MQALVERAERAERERHLLAERARAEERARLAGEMHDVVTHRVSLMVLQAGALRVTAPDEATRQAAEELRSAGCQALEELRDLVGILRTAPEGDRTPSVAGFAGLVAESVAVGIPTELIEEGDPAMASPVVGRTAYRVLREALTNVRKHAPGARVNVGVEYDTAQLRLTVRDTPPTGGPRGALAGTGSGLGIARLRQRIELVHGTLRAGPCSDGGFSVEATLPVFVPTSESAV, encoded by the coding sequence ATGCAGGCACTGGTCGAGCGCGCCGAGCGCGCCGAACGGGAGCGTCATCTGCTGGCGGAGCGGGCCCGCGCCGAAGAACGCGCCCGGCTCGCCGGTGAGATGCATGACGTGGTCACCCACCGAGTGAGCCTGATGGTGCTGCAGGCCGGTGCCCTGAGGGTGACGGCACCCGACGAGGCGACCCGGCAGGCGGCCGAGGAACTGCGCTCCGCGGGCTGCCAGGCGCTGGAGGAGCTGCGGGACCTGGTCGGCATTCTGCGCACCGCGCCGGAGGGCGACCGGACGCCCTCGGTGGCGGGCTTCGCCGGCCTGGTCGCCGAGTCCGTGGCGGTGGGGATACCGACCGAGCTGATCGAGGAAGGCGATCCGGCGATGGCCTCACCGGTGGTCGGGCGCACCGCCTACCGCGTGCTGCGCGAGGCGCTGACCAACGTACGCAAGCACGCTCCCGGCGCCCGCGTGAACGTGGGCGTGGAGTACGACACGGCACAGCTGCGGCTGACGGTCCGCGACACGCCACCGACCGGTGGACCTCGCGGCGCCCTGGCCGGTACCGGCTCAGGTCTCGGGATCGCCCGACTGCGGCAGCGCATCGAGCTCGTGCACGGCACGTTGCGTGCCGGACCCTGTTCCGACGGCGGGTTCAGCGTCGAGGCGACGCTGCCCGTGTTCGTCCCGACCTCCGAATCGGCGGTGTGA